In Mustela erminea isolate mMusErm1 chromosome 8, mMusErm1.Pri, whole genome shotgun sequence, a genomic segment contains:
- the ORMDL1 gene encoding ORM1-like protein 1 isoform X4, which produces MNVGVAHSEVNPNTRVMNSRGMWLTYALGVGLLHIVLLSIPFFSVPVAWTLTNVIHNLGMYVFLHAVKGTPFETPDQGKARLLTHWEQLDYGVQFTSSRKFFTISPIIL; this is translated from the exons ATGAATGTTGGAGTTGCCCACAGTGAGGTGAATCCAAATACCCGTGTAATGAACAGCCGGGGTATGTGGCTAACATATGCCTTAGGAGTTGGCTTGCTTCATATTGTCCTACTCAGTATTCCCTTCTTCAGTGTTCCTGTTGCTTGGACCTTAACAAATGTTATACATAATCTG GGGATGTATGTATTTTTGCATGCAGTAAAAGGAACACCTTTTGAAACTCCTGACCAGGGTAAAGCAAGGCTCCTAACTCATTGGGAACAACTGGACTATGGAGTACAGTTTACATCTTCACGGAAGTTTTTCACAATTTCTCCAATAATTCTGTAA
- the ORMDL1 gene encoding ORM1-like protein 1 isoform X3, translating into MNVGVAHSEVNPNTRVMNSRGMWLTYALGVGLLHIVLLSIPFFSVPVAWTLTNVIHNLGMYVFLHAVKGTPFETPDQGKARLLTHWEQLDYGVQFTSSRKFFTISPIILSYL; encoded by the exons ATGAATGTTGGAGTTGCCCACAGTGAGGTGAATCCAAATACCCGTGTAATGAACAGCCGGGGTATGTGGCTAACATATGCCTTAGGAGTTGGCTTGCTTCATATTGTCCTACTCAGTATTCCCTTCTTCAGTGTTCCTGTTGCTTGGACCTTAACAAATGTTATACATAATCTG GGGATGTATGTATTTTTGCATGCAGTAAAAGGAACACCTTTTGAAACTCCTGACCAGGGTAAAGCAAGGCTCCTAACTCATTGGGAACAACTGGACTATGGAGTACAGTTTACATCTTCACGGAAGTTTTTCACAATTTCTCCAATAATTCT